One Solanum pennellii chromosome 10, SPENNV200 genomic region harbors:
- the LOC114074261 gene encoding probable serine/threonine-protein kinase clkA encodes NNNNNNKINNNNNNNNHNNNNNNNNNNKTCSNNNCSNNNNNNNKNNNKNSYNSTNTNKYNNNSNANTNNKNNNNNNNNTSNNNNSSSSNNNNNNNNYNNNNNINNNNRNHNNNNNNNSLNNNKNNNINSNNKNTTTTITTNKNNNNNNNNSKSSTNNNNSNNHNNNNNSNNNNSNNNNNNTNRNNNNNNNNKNHTNNSNNNNSNNNNNNTNSNNNNNNNNNNNNTSNNKNNNNNNNNNNSSNNNNTNTNNIINNNNNNSNNNNNNNNKTCRNNNNNNNTRNNNNNINNNNNNNNNNNHNNNNNNKQNKTYNKNSNKNNNSNNKNNNNNSNDNTNNNNNSNANIYNKNNNNKNNNKSNNNTTTAAKQ; translated from the exons aacaacaacaacaacaacaaaatcaataacaacaacaacaacaacaaccacaacaacaacaacaataacaacaacaacaacaaaacttgcagcaacaacaactgcagcaacaacaacaacaacaacaacaaaaacaacaacaaaaatagctACAACAGCACTAACACtaacaaatacaacaacaacagcaatgccaacaccaacaacaaaaacaacaacaacaacaacaacaataccagcaacaacaacaacagcagcagcagcaacaacaacaacaacaacaacaactacaacaacaacaacaacatcaacaacaataatagaaaccacaacaacaacaacaacaacaacagcttgaacaataacaagaacaacaacatcaacagcaacaacaaaaacaccaCTACCACCATCACCaccaacaaaaacaataacaacaataataataatagtaaaagcagcaccaacaacaacaacagcaacaaccacaacaacaacaacaatagcaacaacaacaatagtaacaacaacaataacaacaccaatagaaacaacaacaacaacaacaacaacaaaaaccacactaataatagcaacaataacaatagcaac aacaacaacaacaacaccaatagcaacaacaacaacaacaacaacaacaacaacaacaacaccagcaataacaagaacaac aacaacaataacaacaacaacaacagcagcaacaataacaacaccaacaccaacaacatcatcaacaacaacaacaacaatagtaacaacaacaataacaacaacaacaaaacttgccgcaacaacaacaacaacaacaacaccagaaataacaacaacaacattaacaacaacaacaacaacaacaacaacaacaaccataacaacaacaataataacaaacaaaacaaaacttaCAACAAGAacagcaacaaaaacaacaacagcaacaacaaaaacaacaacaacaacagcaacgaCAACacaaacaataacaacaacagcaaTGCCAACatctacaacaaaaacaacaacaacaaaaacaacaataagaGCAATAAcaaca caacaacagcagcaaaACAATAG
- the LOC114074359 gene encoding GATA zinc finger domain-containing protein 14-like, translating into NNRNNNHNNNNNNNNNINNNNNRNNNHNNNNNNNNNINNNNNRNNNHNNNNNNNNNINNNNNRNNNHNNNNNNNNNINNNNNRNNNHNNNNNNNNNINNNNNRNNNHNNNNNNNNNINNNNNRNNNHNNNNNNNNNINNNNNRNNNHNNNNNNNNNINNNNNRNNNHNNNNNNNNNINNNNNRNNNHNNNNNNNNNINNNNNRNNNHNNNNNNNNNINNNNNRNNNHNNNNNNNNNINNNNNRNNNHNNNNNNNNNINNNNNRNNNHNNNNNNNNNINNNNNRNNNHNNNNNNNNNINNNNNRNNNHNNNNNNNNNNKTCSNNNNKYN; encoded by the coding sequence aacaaccgcaacaacaaccacaacaacaacaacaataacaacaacaacattaacaacaacaacaaccgcaacaacaaccacaacaacaacaacaataacaacaacaacattaacaacaacaacaaccgcaacaacaaccacaacaacaacaacaataacaacaacaacattaacaacaacaacaaccgcaacaacaaccacaacaacaacaacaataacaacaacaacattaacaacaacaacaaccgcaacaacaaccacaacaacaacaacaataacaacaacaacattaacaacaacaacaaccgcaacaacaaccacaacaacaacaacaataacaacaacaacattaacaacaacaacaaccgcaacaacaaccacaacaacaacaacaataacaacaacaacattaacaacaacaacaaccgcaacaacaaccacaacaacaacaacaataacaacaacaacattaacaacaacaacaaccgcaacaacaaccacaacaacaacaacaataacaacaacaacattaacaacaacaacaaccgcaacaacaaccacaacaacaacaacaataacaacaacaacattaacaacaacaacaaccgcaacaacaaccacaacaacaacaacaataacaacaacaacattaacaacaacaacaaccgcaacaacaaccacaacaacaacaacaataacaacaacaacattaacaacaacaacaaccgcaacaacaaccacaacaacaacaacaataacaacaacaacattaacaacaacaacaaccgcaacaacaaccacaacaacaacaacaataacaacaacaacattaacaacaacaacaaccgcaacaacaaccacaacaacaacaacaataacaacaacaacattaacaacaacaacaaccgcaacaacaaccacaacaacaacaacaataacaacaacaacaacaaaacttgcagcaacaacaacaacaaatacaac